From Gordonia crocea, the proteins below share one genomic window:
- a CDS encoding TetR/AcrR family transcriptional regulator translates to MAHKTGRRPAQESTAREDILRAAREMFGQAGFNATTLRAIAAKADVDVALIPYYFTNKRGLFVAALALPIDPVDRIRLVADGPRGELGRRIMQTFVGAWEDEATGPPLQGFFRSAATDRDVGQAFGGFITDEILPLVTAETGLSHDTAQVVISLLFGMVTMRYLVEIPAFAALSTDEVIERYAPRMQALIDAD, encoded by the coding sequence GTGGCACACAAAACCGGCCGACGGCCCGCACAGGAGAGCACCGCGCGCGAGGACATCCTGCGCGCCGCCCGCGAGATGTTCGGACAGGCCGGCTTCAACGCCACCACGCTGCGCGCCATTGCCGCCAAGGCCGACGTCGACGTGGCCCTGATCCCCTACTACTTCACCAACAAGCGGGGATTGTTCGTCGCGGCGTTGGCGTTGCCCATCGACCCGGTCGACCGCATCCGCCTGGTCGCCGACGGCCCCCGCGGCGAACTCGGCCGTCGGATCATGCAGACCTTCGTCGGCGCCTGGGAGGACGAGGCCACCGGCCCGCCGCTCCAGGGGTTCTTCCGCTCGGCGGCCACCGACCGCGACGTGGGCCAGGCCTTCGGCGGGTTCATCACCGACGAGATCCTGCCGCTGGTCACCGCCGAAACGGGCCTGAGCCACGACACCGCACAGGTCGTGATCAGCCTGCTGTTCGGCATGGTCACGATGCGCTACCTCGTCGAGATCCCCGCCTTCGCCGCCTTGTCCACCGACGAGGTGATCGAGCGCTACGCACCCCGCATGCAGGCGCTCATCGACGCCGACTGA
- a CDS encoding ABC transporter permease: MESPSGRKVAALLLGLAVVVPLILLMFIGPASRGTPHELPIGVAGPAPAVQQVEAALEAKQPGAFEVHAYADEAQLTQAVKNRDIYGGFVLGAAPATIIASGASPAVATMLTQIGAQMPGPQPQVRDVAAPAPNDPRGAGFGSMVMPVFLAGAALGLALTMVVGRREITAVLLPVGAAVVGATTVGVAMWIGVLSGGFWGQWLAMSIGILAISAAVAGLVALMGPAGVGVAALLFMLVGMPLAGIASPPEFLPSIWGAVGQWLPLGATGTALRSAVFFDGAGSAAAYVALGLWIVVGYLLLLVVAASRDIVGYVDYPGVRD, from the coding sequence ATGGAATCCCCCTCCGGCCGCAAGGTCGCGGCCCTGCTCCTCGGATTGGCCGTCGTCGTCCCGCTGATCCTGCTGATGTTCATCGGCCCCGCCTCGCGGGGAACCCCGCACGAACTCCCGATCGGTGTCGCCGGCCCGGCGCCCGCCGTGCAGCAGGTCGAAGCGGCCCTCGAGGCCAAGCAGCCCGGGGCCTTCGAGGTCCACGCCTACGCCGACGAGGCGCAGCTCACGCAGGCCGTCAAGAACCGCGACATCTACGGCGGCTTCGTCCTCGGCGCGGCTCCGGCCACGATCATCGCCAGCGGCGCCAGCCCGGCGGTGGCGACGATGCTCACGCAGATCGGTGCGCAGATGCCGGGTCCCCAGCCACAGGTCCGCGACGTGGCCGCGCCGGCGCCCAACGATCCGCGCGGTGCCGGGTTCGGCTCCATGGTGATGCCGGTCTTCCTGGCGGGCGCGGCGCTCGGCCTGGCCCTGACCATGGTGGTGGGCCGCCGGGAGATCACCGCCGTGCTGCTCCCGGTCGGCGCCGCCGTCGTCGGGGCGACGACGGTGGGGGTGGCCATGTGGATCGGCGTACTCAGCGGCGGCTTCTGGGGCCAGTGGTTGGCGATGTCGATCGGGATTCTGGCGATCAGCGCAGCCGTCGCGGGGTTGGTCGCCTTGATGGGGCCCGCCGGGGTGGGCGTGGCCGCCCTGCTGTTCATGCTGGTCGGCATGCCGTTGGCGGGTATCGCCTCCCCGCCGGAGTTCCTGCCGTCGATCTGGGGCGCGGTCGGCCAGTGGCTGCCACTCGGTGCGACCGGGACGGCGCTGCGGTCGGCGGTCTTCTTCGACGGCGCCGGTTCCGCGGCGGCCTATGTCGCCCTGGGGTTGTGGATCGTCGTCGGCTACCTGCTCTTGCTGGTGGTCGCGGCGTCCCGGGATATCGTCGGATACGTCGACTACCCTGGGGTCCGTGACTGA
- a CDS encoding YbaB/EbfC family nucleoid-associated protein — protein MTDTPDLGGLLGGGDPNALSGLLAQAQQMQEQLVNAQNEIAQTVLTGSAGNGLVTVTGTGAGGVTAVTVDPKVVDPADVDTLQDLIVGALADLDAQRDALAAEKMGPLSAGLGGGLPGLG, from the coding sequence GTGACTGATACCCCAGACCTGGGTGGCCTCCTCGGCGGCGGCGACCCCAACGCGCTCTCCGGCCTGCTGGCCCAGGCCCAGCAGATGCAGGAGCAACTCGTCAACGCCCAGAACGAGATCGCCCAGACGGTGCTGACCGGCTCGGCGGGCAACGGCCTTGTCACGGTCACCGGCACCGGGGCGGGCGGCGTCACCGCCGTCACCGTCGATCCGAAGGTCGTCGACCCCGCCGACGTGGACACGCTGCAGGACCTGATCGTCGGCGCGCTTGCCGACCTCGACGCCCAGCGCGACGCGTTGGCCGCGGAGAAGATGGGTCCGCTGTCGGCCGGGTTGGGCGGCGGGCTGCCCGGGCTCGGCTGA
- the recR gene encoding recombination mediator RecR, whose protein sequence is MYEGPIQDLIDELAKQPGLGPKGAQRIAFSLLAGEKSDIDRLTAALQRVRDDVTFCTECGNVAANTRCRICSDARRDATKICVVEEPKDVNAIERTKEFTGRYHVLGGALDPLSGIGPDQLRIRELLRRLGNQEDGVDVTEVIVATDPNTEGEATATYLLRMLKDFPGLSVTRLASGLPMGGDLEFADELTLGRALSGRRVLA, encoded by the coding sequence ATGTACGAGGGACCGATCCAGGACCTGATCGACGAGCTGGCCAAGCAGCCCGGGTTGGGTCCCAAGGGTGCTCAACGGATCGCCTTCAGCCTGCTGGCGGGGGAGAAGTCGGACATCGACCGACTCACCGCGGCGTTGCAGCGCGTCCGCGACGACGTGACGTTCTGTACCGAATGCGGCAACGTCGCGGCCAACACGCGGTGCCGGATCTGCTCGGACGCGCGTCGCGACGCGACCAAGATCTGCGTCGTCGAAGAGCCCAAGGACGTCAACGCGATCGAGCGGACCAAGGAGTTCACCGGGCGCTACCACGTCCTCGGCGGCGCGCTCGATCCGTTGTCCGGGATCGGCCCCGACCAGCTGCGGATCCGAGAGCTGCTGCGCCGGCTGGGCAACCAGGAGGACGGTGTCGACGTCACCGAGGTGATCGTCGCGACCGATCCCAATACCGAGGGCGAGGCGACCGCGACCTACCTGCTGCGGATGCTCAAGGACTTCCCCGGGCTCTCGGTCACGCGCTTGGCCTCCGGTCTGCCGATGGGCGGCGACCTCGAATTCGCCGACGAGCTGACCCTGGGGCGCGCCCTGTCCGGGCGCCGGGTTCTCGCCTGA
- a CDS encoding type IV toxin-antitoxin system AbiEi family antitoxin domain-containing protein codes for MDRLAQTLVHQDGVITRRQAIDCGVSEASLRTKLRRREWVRVHEGVYLTHTGTPTWHQRAWAAVLGLPRAALSHQSALAAVGLRARAAAGPIHLAVGRKRFAPRRDGVVVHRYSALDDRVSWNARPPRVRVEHAVLDVAAESSAELDVVACLSDAVGARVTTAVRLGAALSTRERFKYRAFVARVLADIADGSCSVLERGYLTRVERAHGLPKPRRQAPTIVGRRGFRDVEYDRWGLVVELDGRFAHDDARSRDRDMGNAVACENCTVPRSVTI; via the coding sequence ATGGATCGACTGGCGCAGACCCTCGTTCACCAGGACGGGGTGATCACCCGAAGGCAGGCGATTGATTGCGGGGTCAGCGAGGCGAGCCTGCGCACGAAACTTCGCCGGCGGGAATGGGTGCGGGTGCACGAGGGGGTGTACCTCACCCACACCGGAACTCCCACCTGGCACCAGCGCGCCTGGGCCGCCGTGCTGGGTCTCCCGCGTGCCGCCCTGAGCCATCAATCGGCGCTGGCCGCGGTCGGGCTGCGCGCCAGGGCGGCGGCCGGTCCGATCCACCTTGCGGTGGGCCGAAAACGGTTCGCCCCGCGGCGCGACGGGGTGGTCGTGCACCGGTACAGCGCCCTCGATGACCGGGTGAGTTGGAATGCCCGGCCGCCCAGGGTTCGTGTCGAACACGCGGTGCTCGACGTTGCCGCCGAGTCATCGGCCGAACTCGACGTCGTGGCGTGCCTGTCCGATGCGGTCGGGGCGCGGGTGACGACGGCGGTGAGGCTCGGCGCGGCGCTGTCGACGCGCGAGCGCTTCAAGTACCGCGCCTTCGTGGCCCGGGTGCTGGCCGACATCGCCGACGGGAGTTGTTCGGTTCTTGAGCGCGGCTACCTCACCCGCGTCGAGCGGGCCCACGGTCTGCCGAAGCCGCGGCGCCAGGCACCCACGATTGTCGGCCGACGGGGCTTTCGCGACGTGGAGTACGACCGGTGGGGCTTGGTTGTGGAACTCGACGGCCGCTTCGCGCACGACGATGCTCGCTCGCGCGACCGCGACATGGGGAACGCGGTGGCATGTGAGAACTGCACTGTGCCGAGGTCTGTGACCATATAG
- a CDS encoding type 1 glutamine amidotransferase produces the protein MTESTLRVGLVLPDVMGTYGDGGNALILRQRARMRGIDAAITEITLDDPVPESLDVYVLGGAEDYAQRLATRHLTRYPGLQRAAEAGRPVLAICAAIQVLGHWYETSSGEKVEGISMLDLTTAPQAKRSIGELITTPQIEGLTQPLSGFENHRGGTTLGADARPLGSVRHGDGNVVGRGIEGAVQGSVIGTYMHGPALARNPELADFLLAKAVGRTLEPLDLPEVDQLRKERLAAGR, from the coding sequence ATGACCGAATCGACCTTGCGCGTCGGACTGGTCCTGCCCGACGTGATGGGCACCTACGGCGACGGCGGCAACGCACTCATCCTGCGACAACGCGCCCGGATGCGCGGAATCGACGCCGCGATCACCGAGATCACCCTCGACGACCCGGTGCCCGAGTCGCTCGACGTCTACGTGCTCGGCGGCGCCGAGGATTATGCGCAGCGCCTGGCCACCCGCCACCTCACGCGTTACCCGGGGCTGCAGCGCGCCGCCGAGGCCGGACGACCGGTCCTCGCCATTTGTGCGGCCATCCAGGTCCTCGGCCACTGGTACGAGACCAGCTCCGGCGAGAAGGTCGAGGGCATCTCGATGCTCGACCTCACGACCGCCCCGCAGGCCAAGCGCAGCATCGGCGAGTTGATCACCACGCCGCAGATCGAGGGCCTGACCCAACCGCTCTCCGGTTTCGAGAACCACCGCGGCGGCACCACGCTGGGCGCCGACGCCCGACCGCTCGGCTCGGTGCGCCACGGTGACGGCAACGTCGTCGGGCGGGGAATCGAAGGCGCCGTACAGGGTTCGGTGATCGGGACGTACATGCACGGCCCGGCGTTGGCCCGCAATCCCGAGCTCGCCGACTTCCTGTTGGCGAAGGCCGTCGGCCGCACCCTCGAACCACTCGACCTGCCCGAGGTCGACCAGCTGCGCAAGGAGCGCTTGGCCGCCGGTCGCTGA
- a CDS encoding Mur ligase family protein — protein sequence MSHEPGLPARTRLALAAAASARWASRAAGRGKGSMIGGLVAAKVDPSIMSRLGVGRRTALVTGTNGKSTTTRMLASALAGIGPVATQADGANMDAGIIATLSLTRGRPLAALEVDELHVPHVSDALDPEVLVLLNLSRDQLDRVGEINIIERRLREGIARHPSMTVIANCDDVLVTSAAFDAPNVVWVAAGASWVGDSVSCPRTGEPIVRSADGQWRSTGDDTFRRPTPDWWFDDENVYGPDGFTAPLKPAVPGRANRGNATQAVAAAVAMGADPAAAAQAVGTVEEIAGRYGVTEYGNHTVRMLLAKNPAGWQEALSMIDQDAPGLVIAVNGQVPDGEDLSWLWDVRFEAFESMKVVAAGERSADLGVRLLYAGVEHTTIPDPLRAIESCPPGRVEVLANYTAFRDLGTALEREAK from the coding sequence ATGTCGCACGAGCCGGGCCTGCCCGCCCGAACCCGTCTGGCGCTCGCCGCAGCCGCCTCCGCCCGTTGGGCGTCGCGCGCGGCCGGGCGCGGCAAGGGCTCGATGATCGGCGGCCTCGTCGCCGCCAAGGTCGACCCGTCGATCATGTCTCGTCTCGGCGTCGGACGCCGAACCGCACTGGTCACCGGCACCAACGGCAAGTCGACGACCACGCGCATGTTGGCCTCCGCGCTCGCCGGGATCGGCCCGGTCGCGACGCAGGCCGACGGCGCCAACATGGACGCCGGAATCATCGCCACCCTCTCCTTGACGCGCGGCCGCCCGTTGGCCGCCCTGGAGGTCGACGAGCTGCACGTGCCGCATGTGTCCGACGCGCTGGACCCCGAGGTGCTGGTGCTGCTGAACCTGTCGCGCGACCAGCTGGACCGGGTCGGCGAGATCAACATCATCGAGCGCCGACTGCGCGAAGGCATCGCCCGCCACCCTTCGATGACGGTCATCGCCAACTGCGACGACGTGCTGGTCACCTCCGCGGCCTTCGACGCCCCCAACGTCGTGTGGGTGGCGGCCGGGGCGAGCTGGGTCGGCGACTCGGTCTCCTGCCCCCGGACCGGCGAGCCCATCGTGCGGTCCGCCGACGGGCAGTGGCGCTCCACCGGTGACGACACCTTCCGCCGCCCGACGCCGGACTGGTGGTTCGACGACGAGAACGTCTACGGCCCCGACGGATTCACCGCCCCGTTGAAGCCCGCGGTCCCCGGTCGCGCGAACCGCGGCAACGCGACGCAGGCGGTGGCCGCGGCCGTCGCGATGGGGGCCGATCCGGCCGCCGCGGCGCAGGCGGTCGGCACCGTCGAGGAGATCGCGGGACGCTACGGCGTCACCGAGTACGGCAACCACACGGTGCGCATGCTGCTGGCCAAGAACCCGGCCGGCTGGCAGGAGGCGCTGTCGATGATCGACCAGGACGCCCCCGGCCTGGTGATCGCAGTCAACGGGCAGGTCCCCGACGGTGAAGACCTATCCTGGCTGTGGGATGTCCGCTTCGAGGCCTTCGAGTCGATGAAGGTGGTCGCCGCCGGCGAGCGCAGTGCCGACCTCGGGGTCCGCCTGCTGTACGCCGGCGTCGAGCACACGACCATTCCCGATCCGTTGCGCGCGATCGAGTCCTGTCCGCCGGGCCGGGTCGAGGTGCTGGCCAATTACACCGCGTTCCGCGATCTGGGAACCGCGCTGGAGCGGGAGGCGAAATGA
- a CDS encoding alpha/beta hydrolase → MSESTKVALPVAAKAQRVFLRGIGKATGPFYGALRRIGPTNAAGDRLDPFMAAAAFAASTIPSLDMHDDDPVAARRKMDGAAAMMAPVFPSFSVDEDLVIDGSDGPIPATRYRAGGVSRGVVVYFHGGGWTIGSRASHDSTARALAVNAGVDVLSIDYRLAPENPFPAAAEDALAAWRYAVEHAGSWGLDPAKIGVAGDSAGGNLAAVVAQQTKGDDIVPAHQLLIYPAVDLAGQTESMSEFATGRFLTREHMDWFIDNYLPDPADREKPLASPLRADDLSGLPPAHVVVAGFDPLRDEGLAYAAKLGEAGVPVTLDRAGAMIHGFFNMSALSPAARDSVQRAARAVADALG, encoded by the coding sequence GTGAGCGAATCCACGAAAGTTGCACTGCCCGTCGCCGCGAAAGCGCAGCGGGTGTTCCTGCGCGGGATCGGGAAGGCGACCGGGCCCTTCTACGGCGCGCTGCGGCGGATCGGGCCGACGAATGCCGCCGGCGACCGCCTCGACCCGTTCATGGCGGCGGCCGCCTTTGCGGCCTCGACGATCCCGTCCCTGGACATGCACGACGATGATCCGGTCGCGGCCCGGCGCAAAATGGATGGCGCCGCGGCGATGATGGCCCCGGTGTTCCCGTCGTTCAGCGTGGACGAGGACCTGGTCATCGACGGTTCGGATGGTCCGATCCCGGCGACGCGGTACCGCGCCGGCGGGGTGTCCCGCGGTGTGGTCGTCTACTTCCACGGCGGCGGGTGGACGATCGGCAGCCGGGCCAGCCACGACTCCACGGCTCGGGCGCTGGCGGTGAACGCCGGCGTCGACGTGCTGAGCATCGACTACCGCCTCGCGCCGGAGAACCCGTTCCCGGCCGCCGCGGAGGATGCACTGGCCGCATGGCGCTACGCCGTCGAACACGCCGGGTCGTGGGGCCTGGACCCCGCCAAGATCGGCGTCGCCGGGGACAGTGCGGGCGGCAACCTTGCCGCCGTGGTCGCCCAGCAGACCAAGGGTGACGACATCGTGCCCGCACATCAGCTCCTCATCTACCCGGCGGTCGACCTGGCGGGGCAGACCGAATCGATGAGCGAGTTCGCGACCGGGCGCTTCCTCACCCGCGAGCACATGGACTGGTTCATCGACAATTACCTGCCCGACCCGGCCGACCGCGAGAAGCCGTTGGCCTCGCCGCTGCGGGCCGACGACCTGTCGGGACTCCCGCCGGCACACGTCGTCGTCGCGGGTTTTGACCCGCTGCGCGACGAGGGGCTCGCGTATGCCGCCAAGCTGGGCGAGGCCGGGGTCCCGGTCACCCTCGACCGGGCGGGCGCCATGATCCACGGGTTCTTCAACATGAGCGCACTCTCGCCCGCGGCGCGGGATTCGGTGCAGCGCGCGGCCCGGGCCGTGGCGGATGCTTTGGGCTGA
- a CDS encoding sugar porter family MFS transporter, with the protein MSEGGAGPAVESVFDDDEGGSTRGVVRIASVAALGGLLFGYETAVINGATKAIEQDFHVNAGVLGFAVASALLGAAAGALTAGRIADRIGRLMVMKIAAVLFFISALGCAFAPESWGNGGLAVFVVFRVIGGLAVGIASVIAPTYIAETSPARLRGRLGSLQQLAIVIGIFASFLVNLALRNLAVDGANSELWFGMDAWRWMFLMMAVPAVLYGALSTTIPESPRYLISRHRIPEARTVLERLLGERDLDITINRIRTSMADEEKSSWRDLVRPSGGVYPIVWIGLVLSVFQQLVGINVVFYYSNVLWEAAGFGEGSAFLTSTFTSVVNIATTIVAILLIDRVGRRPLLLVGSIGMTVTLATVAICFSQLTDKLDALGHPILNDDGDITKTLPGSWGIIALIGANLFVVFFGMSWGPVVWVLLGEMFPNRFRAAALSLAAAGQWAANWTITMTFPAIKDFSLVFGYFMYAAFAFLSFLFVLRFIPETKGKTLEEMDALAGINDEGPNA; encoded by the coding sequence ATGAGCGAGGGTGGTGCGGGTCCGGCGGTGGAATCGGTCTTCGACGACGATGAGGGCGGCTCCACGCGCGGCGTGGTCCGCATCGCCTCGGTCGCCGCGCTGGGCGGCCTGTTGTTCGGGTACGAGACTGCGGTCATCAACGGTGCGACCAAGGCGATCGAGCAGGACTTCCACGTCAACGCCGGGGTCTTGGGATTCGCGGTGGCGTCGGCCCTGCTCGGCGCTGCCGCCGGTGCGCTGACCGCCGGCCGGATCGCCGACCGGATCGGCCGGTTGATGGTCATGAAGATCGCAGCCGTGTTGTTCTTCATCAGCGCCCTCGGTTGCGCTTTCGCGCCCGAATCCTGGGGTAACGGCGGGCTCGCGGTATTCGTGGTCTTCCGGGTGATCGGCGGCCTCGCCGTCGGTATCGCGTCGGTGATCGCGCCCACCTATATCGCCGAGACCTCGCCGGCCCGGTTGCGCGGCCGGTTGGGATCGTTGCAGCAGCTGGCCATCGTCATCGGCATCTTCGCGTCGTTCCTGGTCAACCTGGCATTGCGCAACCTCGCCGTCGACGGCGCCAACAGCGAACTGTGGTTCGGGATGGACGCCTGGCGGTGGATGTTCCTGATGATGGCGGTGCCCGCGGTCCTCTACGGCGCGCTCTCCACGACGATCCCCGAGTCGCCGCGCTACCTCATCAGCCGCCACCGGATCCCCGAGGCGCGCACGGTGTTGGAACGGCTGCTCGGCGAGCGCGACCTGGACATCACCATCAACCGGATCCGCACCAGCATGGCCGACGAGGAGAAGTCGTCGTGGCGTGATCTGGTGCGCCCGAGTGGCGGCGTCTACCCGATCGTGTGGATCGGCCTGGTGCTGTCAGTCTTCCAGCAGCTGGTCGGCATCAACGTCGTCTTCTACTACTCGAACGTGCTGTGGGAGGCGGCCGGATTCGGCGAGGGCAGCGCGTTCTTGACGTCGACCTTCACCTCGGTGGTCAACATCGCGACGACGATCGTGGCGATCCTGCTGATCGACCGGGTCGGCCGCCGCCCACTGCTGCTCGTCGGCTCGATCGGGATGACGGTCACCCTCGCGACGGTGGCCATCTGCTTCAGCCAACTCACCGACAAGCTCGACGCGCTGGGCCATCCGATCCTCAACGACGACGGCGACATCACCAAGACCCTGCCGGGCTCATGGGGCATCATCGCGCTCATCGGGGCCAACCTCTTCGTCGTCTTCTTCGGGATGAGCTGGGGGCCGGTCGTGTGGGTGCTGCTGGGGGAGATGTTCCCCAACCGCTTCCGCGCCGCGGCGCTGTCGCTGGCCGCCGCGGGTCAGTGGGCGGCGAACTGGACGATCACCATGACCTTCCCGGCGATCAAGGACTTCAGCCTCGTCTTCGGCTACTTCATGTACGCGGCCTTCGCGTTCTTGTCCTTCTTGTTCGTGCTCCGGTTCATCCCGGAGACGAAGGGAAAGACGCTGGAGGAGATGGACGCGCTGGCCGGCATCAACGACGAAGGACCCAATGCATGA
- a CDS encoding MFS transporter produces MTAASAGLRRVVAASMAGTVVEWYEFFLYGTAATLVFSKVFFGQSGSDLDAILAAFVTYAVGFVARPLGGVVFGHFGDKYGRKKLLQFSLLLVGVATFLMGCLPTFGQIGYWAPALLVVLRFIQGFAVGGEWGGAVLLVAEHSPPRGRGFWASWPQAGVPVGNILATVVLLTLTATLSEAAFLSWGWRVAFWLSAVVVLVGYYIRTKVTDAPIFLAAQREAEEFAASSLSVVEVLRRYPGKVATAMGLRFAENIMYYLVVTFSITYLKVHAHVATTSILWYLLVAHAVHLLAIPLVGRLSDRVGRRPVYLVGVLLTAAWGFVAFPMMDSKHYFVIMSAIAIGLVAHAFMYAPQPALMSEMFPTRMRYSGVSLGYQVTAIVAGSLAPIIAVRLLDVYHSSVPIAIYLAGACVITLVALAFTKETVGIDLADLDRVDGEQLAAATR; encoded by the coding sequence ATGACCGCAGCCTCGGCCGGATTGCGCCGCGTGGTGGCGGCCTCGATGGCCGGCACCGTCGTCGAGTGGTACGAGTTCTTCCTCTATGGAACCGCCGCCACCCTGGTGTTCTCCAAGGTCTTCTTCGGGCAGAGCGGCAGCGACCTCGACGCGATCTTGGCGGCCTTCGTCACCTACGCCGTCGGCTTCGTCGCCCGACCGCTCGGCGGGGTGGTGTTCGGCCACTTCGGCGACAAGTATGGCCGTAAAAAGCTGCTGCAGTTCTCATTGTTGCTGGTCGGTGTGGCGACCTTCCTCATGGGTTGTCTGCCTACGTTCGGGCAGATCGGGTACTGGGCCCCGGCGCTGCTGGTGGTACTGCGGTTCATCCAGGGTTTCGCCGTCGGTGGGGAGTGGGGCGGCGCGGTGCTGCTGGTGGCCGAGCACAGCCCCCCGCGCGGCCGCGGGTTTTGGGCCAGTTGGCCGCAGGCGGGTGTCCCGGTGGGCAACATCCTGGCCACGGTCGTGCTGCTGACGTTGACGGCCACCTTGTCGGAAGCGGCGTTCCTGTCGTGGGGGTGGCGGGTGGCGTTCTGGCTCTCGGCGGTGGTGGTACTGGTCGGCTACTACATCCGGACCAAGGTGACCGACGCGCCGATCTTCCTCGCCGCGCAACGGGAGGCCGAGGAGTTCGCCGCATCCTCACTCAGCGTCGTGGAGGTACTGCGGCGCTACCCGGGCAAGGTGGCCACCGCGATGGGACTGCGGTTCGCCGAGAACATCATGTACTACCTGGTGGTGACCTTCTCGATCACCTATCTGAAGGTGCACGCACACGTCGCCACGACGTCGATCCTCTGGTACTTGCTGGTGGCGCATGCGGTACACCTGCTGGCAATCCCGTTGGTGGGCAGGCTGTCCGACCGCGTCGGACGCCGACCGGTGTACCTCGTCGGCGTGTTGCTGACCGCCGCCTGGGGCTTCGTCGCCTTCCCGATGATGGACAGCAAGCACTACTTCGTCATCATGTCGGCGATCGCCATCGGCCTGGTGGCGCACGCGTTCATGTACGCGCCGCAGCCGGCGTTGATGTCGGAGATGTTTCCGACCCGGATGCGCTACTCCGGCGTATCCCTGGGCTATCAGGTGACCGCGATCGTCGCCGGATCGCTGGCACCGATCATCGCGGTCCGACTGCTCGACGTCTACCACTCGTCGGTCCCGATCGCGATCTATCTGGCCGGCGCCTGCGTGATCACGTTGGTGGCGTTGGCGTTCACCAAGGAGACGGTCGGAATCGACTTGGCCGACTTGGACCGCGTCGACGGTGAGCAGTTGGCGGCCGCGACCCGCTGA